The Oligoflexus sp. genome contains the following window.
GGGCGCCTTGCCAGCGATTTTGCTGAGCGTGTCGGCGTTCAGTCCCGAAGTTTTATACTGGGCGAGGACTTCATTATAGGTCGCATCACCAAGAGCCTGAATCAAAGTCTCCACCGGCTTTACGCTGACGTATTTGCGTTCGTCTTTGATTTCACTCAGCATAAGCGCGCTGTAAAGGTTGGATTCTTCGCGATTGGGAGCGCCTTTGATATTGACGACACCACCGGTCACCAGAGCGTCGCTCTTAAGGGTGGCGGGTTGAAAGCTGTCGCTGACGTAAAGCCCGTCCACTTTGGTGGCGCAAGCTGTGGTCAGAAGCAAAAGCGAGGTGACAAGAGAGAGTTGAAGTCGTGCCATGAATCGGTCCTTATTTTTGACTGGAATCACCCCATCCTCGGGGAAATACCCAGGACGGGCGCCTTGAAAGACGATCCCGTCATCGGAAGATTGCACGGCTTTTCCAATTTCTTTTCCGTCACGTTTGACTTATTTCATGGCTGCGGCCAGGGAAGCGGCGGCATCCTGAGCGGAAAGGGCCGATCCTGCACCTGCGGGCCAGGGGCTGACGCCTTTATGAGCACCGACACCCGAGGCGCTCAGGATGCTCGCGGCGGACGAACCCTGCTGCTCACCGGGCAGAGCGCCGTGGCACCCCTGACAGTTGGCCGCGTAAAGCTTCTGGCCATCAGCCAGCGAAGCCGTTCCACCCGTGGTGGCCGGCGCGGTGCCGGGCACAGGACACTCTTTTTTGCCCTTTTTGCCTTTTTGGGCCTTATCGGCTTTAAGAGCCGCACTTTCCTCGTCTGCGTAGTCGTCCTCTCCGCTGTCGCCCTCGGATTCAACGCCCTCGTCCTTGTCACAATCCTCCAGGGACGTGGACCCATCCTTGCTATCAGCATCGGACCCCGACGCGTTCGCATCCGATTCACCTTGGATCGGAGCCAAGGCGGCCGCTGTTCCACCCGAGTTCTTGCTTTTGCTGCAAGCGGCCAGGCCGGTCAGCAGCATCATGGGAATCATCAAAAGAAGGCTCAGAAAAGAACGGATCGCATTACGTGGGGCCATGGTCTTACTTCCTTTCAATCAATGTGCAAAAAACGTATCGGAACCGCTCATGAAATTTCTTAGCGCGCCTGAATAGCACTATTATTTCATGTACTTATCCATCCTAATTCTATGCACAATTTTGAAGGAAACCGGCCTTCAGCGAGGCCGTTTGAAGACGAGGAGCCGGACCTTGTGAAGGAGGAGCCCCACCGGCCCGAGCATCAGAGTGAAGAAAAGTTCCAAAGCCAGGACCAGCCGCGACCCTCCATGCTGCACGTAATGGCCAGCAATCGTGCCCCCGACGTAAAGGTCGAAGGCCAGATAATGAAGCCAGGCCGCAAGGAGGTACCAGTCGTTCTGAAAAATCGCCCGTATCCCTTCCAGGGTCCCAAAGCCTTCCGGGCTCATCCCCGCGCCCTGCAGCATGCTGATGATATACAAAGCCGCGATCACGCAACTCACCGCCCCGCTGCGAACGAGAACGGTGGTCAGACGGTGCCGCGGGATAAGTCCCAGCATCAACCAGAACGGAAGAACGGCAGTATTGGCGATTTGAAAAACGGCAGCTGGTTCCACTCCATCACTCCTCTGTGCATGTTTCTTTCAGACAAAACTATGGAAGAAAACATAACAGAAATCCGTGACGGAGTCGGCAGACTTCAATCAGCGACCATGATATCGACGCAACTATAAAAAGCCATCGGCGTATCCCCTATGTTCCAGCGGGCCAGGAGCGTATGCCGGCCACTGGGTAAATTATGAAGGGTATGCGCGACCTCGCGGCCTGGCATCGCCTGCGCACCATCCACAAAGGCCAGGCGGGTGCCGTTCAAAAAATACTCCCAGCTTTGCGTGCGATGGGGAGCCGTGAGTTTCCAAACAAAGGTCGCACTCGATCCCACCTGCGTTACGGGCCACGGCCCCGTTCCATCAAGAACGCTATACATACTCCCACCGCTGCAGCTCAAAGCGCCTTTCGGAGCCTCCACGCTTTGCGGCTCATACTGCAGGGGACCACAGTCGAAAGCGGTGGTTCCGCGTGCGCAATGCTCCTGTCGACTCGCGGGTGAAGTAATCCACCCATGGGCCGCGGCCTTGGCTGCTGCCAGCATAAAAGCCCCTCCCAGCATGATCTTGAGAGA
Protein-coding sequences here:
- a CDS encoding ABA4-like family protein, whose product is MEPAAVFQIANTAVLPFWLMLGLIPRHRLTTVLVRSGAVSCVIAALYIISMLQGAGMSPEGFGTLEGIRAIFQNDWYLLAAWLHYLAFDLYVGGTIAGHYVQHGGSRLVLALELFFTLMLGPVGLLLHKVRLLVFKRPR
- a CDS encoding lytic polysaccharide monooxygenase auxiliary activity family 9 protein, with protein sequence MRSGRLNVSLKIMLGGAFMLAAAKAAAHGWITSPASRQEHCARGTTAFDCGPLQYEPQSVEAPKGALSCSGGSMYSVLDGTGPWPVTQVGSSATFVWKLTAPHRTQSWEYFLNGTRLAFVDGAQAMPGREVAHTLHNLPSGRHTLLARWNIGDTPMAFYSCVDIMVAD